Proteins encoded by one window of Monoglobus pectinilyticus:
- a CDS encoding response regulator transcription factor, protein MKRIFLVEDDKAIAKNLMLLLRSEGYTVTHAPTQSEAIDLVSVNRFDLALVDISLPDGNGFTVCTEIKETQDIPVIFLTASGDEASVVTGLNMGADDYITKPFRPRELIARIKTALRKSGRSGPAFEICGLNVDTASGVVKKDGSEIFLSALEYRLLLVFINNPKSIITRGRLLDELWDAAGEFVNDNTLTVYIKRLREKIENDPANPQIILTVRGTGYRLGDGYVSK, encoded by the coding sequence ATGAAACGGATATTTTTAGTTGAGGATGATAAGGCTATTGCTAAAAATCTTATGCTTCTGCTCCGCTCAGAGGGGTATACGGTTACTCACGCCCCAACACAAAGCGAGGCTATTGATTTGGTCAGCGTGAATAGGTTTGATTTGGCGCTGGTCGATATTTCACTGCCTGACGGAAATGGGTTCACGGTTTGCACGGAAATTAAAGAAACTCAGGATATTCCTGTTATCTTTCTGACGGCTTCGGGGGATGAGGCCAGCGTTGTTACAGGGCTTAATATGGGAGCGGACGACTATATCACCAAACCTTTCAGACCCCGTGAGCTTATAGCCAGAATCAAAACCGCGCTGCGAAAAAGCGGCCGTTCTGGGCCTGCGTTTGAAATCTGCGGACTTAATGTTGATACTGCAAGCGGCGTTGTTAAAAAAGACGGCAGCGAGATTTTTCTTTCAGCTTTGGAATACCGTTTACTGTTGGTGTTTATAAATAATCCCAAAAGTATTATCACAAGGGGCAGACTGCTTGACGAACTTTGGGACGCGGCAGGTGAGTTTGTCAATGACAACACGCTGACTGTTTATATTAAACGCCTGCGTGAGAAGATAGAGAACGACCCTGCAAATCCGCAGATTATTCTTACTGTACGCGGAACCGGTTACAGATTGGGGGACGGATATGTTTCGAAATAG
- a CDS encoding IS110 family RNA-guided transposase has translation MIFVGIDVAKDKHDCFICNSDGEVLFNAFTIQNTIEGFNSLYQRIESVSKDFNKVKVGLEATGHYSYNLLGYLLDKGLTTFVINPLNTNLFRKSLSLRKTKTDKIDAHTIAMMLMSNVDLKSYSDILYHNEELKSLTRYRFYKVSERAKLKTTVSRLVNILFPELEKLVPSLHIKSVYTMLSEFPSAHHIAEAHLTKLTNLLHTASRGRYGKDTAIGFREAAKNSIGSDMPAKSLELKHTIKLIQELTAEIEEIEAEIKHIMDNINTPILSIPGISYTMGAMIVAEIGDFSKFSSPDKILAYSGMSPSTYQSGQITNSYSHMEKRGSRYLRYALYNAAKYVCHWDETFKNYLAKKRTEGKHYNVAISHAVKKLVRVIYHLQKTGQSYQAV, from the coding sequence ATGATTTTTGTTGGTATCGATGTTGCAAAGGACAAGCACGACTGCTTCATTTGCAATTCTGACGGCGAGGTTTTATTTAATGCTTTTACTATTCAGAACACTATAGAAGGTTTTAATTCTCTTTATCAAAGAATTGAATCTGTTTCAAAAGATTTTAACAAAGTAAAAGTAGGGCTTGAAGCTACAGGACATTACTCATACAATCTTTTGGGTTATCTTCTTGATAAAGGTTTGACTACCTTTGTTATCAATCCATTAAATACCAATCTCTTCAGAAAGTCTCTCAGCCTCAGAAAGACTAAAACGGATAAAATTGATGCCCATACAATCGCTATGATGTTAATGTCTAATGTAGACTTAAAGTCCTACTCAGATATATTATATCACAACGAAGAATTAAAGTCACTAACCAGATACAGATTTTATAAAGTTTCTGAAAGAGCAAAACTCAAAACCACTGTTTCCCGGCTTGTGAACATACTTTTCCCGGAACTTGAAAAACTTGTTCCTTCGCTGCATATAAAATCTGTCTATACTATGCTTTCAGAGTTCCCGTCAGCCCATCATATTGCAGAAGCCCACTTAACGAAGCTTACAAACCTGCTGCATACTGCATCTAGAGGCAGATATGGCAAAGATACTGCAATTGGTTTTAGGGAAGCCGCAAAAAACTCAATCGGTTCAGACATGCCAGCAAAATCTCTTGAGCTAAAGCATACCATAAAGCTAATACAAGAACTTACAGCAGAAATTGAGGAGATAGAAGCAGAAATCAAGCATATTATGGATAACATAAACACGCCTATTCTGTCTATCCCGGGTATCAGTTACACAATGGGAGCTATGATAGTAGCAGAAATAGGTGATTTCAGTAAGTTTTCATCTCCTGATAAAATACTTGCGTATTCAGGAATGTCACCATCAACGTATCAGTCAGGACAAATAACCAATAGCTATTCACACATGGAGAAACGAGGATCGCGTTACCTTCGGTACGCATTATACAATGCAGCAAAATATGTATGTCATTGGGATGAAACCTTCAAGAATTATCTAGCAAAAAAGCGAACTGAGGGAAAACATTACAATGTTGCAATATCTCATGCAGTAAAAAAGCTAGTGAGAGTAATCTATCATTTACAGAAAACGGGTCAGAGTTACCAAGCCGTTTGA
- a CDS encoding DUF6472 family protein, whose product MASKCDECVNYEYDEDYESYVCLANLDEDDMAKFISGNYNECPFYRPGDEYTIVRKQN is encoded by the coding sequence ATGGCTTCAAAATGTGATGAATGCGTTAACTATGAGTATGATGAGGATTATGAGTCATATGTTTGTTTAGCAAATTTGGATGAGGACGATATGGCGAAATTTATCAGCGGAAATTATAATGAATGTCCGTTTTATCGTCCCGGTGACGAATACACAATTGTCAGAAAGCAGAATTGA
- a CDS encoding nucleoside recognition domain-containing protein, whose amino-acid sequence MKWFKAVVVLILCYVTFCLVMFPDACITAVSGALKLCVTAVIPTLFPFFVCSSLLIAFGLGEFGSRFLSGVMRPLFKVSGAGAVAVILGVVSGYPVGASCAVELYKTGKITKPEAERLLSFCNNSGPLFIIGTVGFAMNSSVALGGVLYIIHITAAISAGIIYAKISSKKNIENNLINPLIVDMSPDKKPKKLIEFFGDAVSKSVITILNVCGFVVFFAVVEKTIPEFIGSPFINSLLEITGGINGMSSMGIEPVLKFSLISMFLAMSGLSVFLQVSSIISSADISPKSYAVGKLIHGGVAFILTYVVMLVLKLTGWLQQIIGSGSAASAFAMSEGWIVPAAFNSTCPLDSVLQYACLMAGSALWCLLSMAVLAVASAFFCKD is encoded by the coding sequence ATGAAATGGTTTAAAGCGGTTGTCGTCTTGATTCTGTGCTATGTGACATTTTGTTTGGTTATGTTTCCCGATGCTTGTATAACAGCGGTGAGCGGAGCGCTGAAGTTATGCGTCACTGCTGTGATACCCACACTGTTTCCATTTTTTGTATGCAGTTCACTGCTTATAGCGTTTGGATTAGGCGAATTTGGAAGCAGGTTTTTGAGCGGAGTGATGAGACCGCTTTTTAAGGTCAGCGGAGCAGGAGCTGTGGCGGTAATTTTAGGTGTGGTGAGCGGCTATCCTGTGGGTGCTAGCTGTGCTGTTGAACTTTATAAGACTGGAAAGATAACAAAACCTGAGGCTGAAAGGCTGTTGAGTTTCTGCAATAACTCCGGTCCGCTTTTTATAATAGGAACGGTTGGGTTTGCTATGAATTCCAGCGTCGCTTTGGGCGGAGTGCTTTATATAATACATATCACGGCGGCAATATCAGCCGGAATTATATATGCGAAAATTTCATCAAAAAAGAATATTGAAAATAATCTGATAAATCCGCTGATAGTTGATATGTCGCCGGACAAAAAACCTAAAAAACTGATAGAGTTTTTCGGTGATGCAGTGTCAAAAAGCGTTATAACTATTTTGAACGTTTGCGGTTTTGTGGTCTTTTTTGCTGTGGTGGAAAAGACTATTCCTGAGTTTATAGGCAGTCCTTTTATCAATTCATTGCTGGAGATAACCGGCGGTATAAATGGCATGTCTTCTATGGGAATAGAACCGGTTTTGAAGTTTTCATTAATTTCTATGTTCCTGGCCATGTCGGGCTTATCAGTGTTTTTGCAGGTGTCGTCTATTATATCTTCTGCGGATATATCTCCAAAGTCATATGCAGTTGGCAAGCTGATACATGGCGGAGTAGCGTTTATTTTAACATATGTTGTGATGCTGGTGTTAAAGCTGACCGGGTGGCTCCAGCAGATAATTGGTTCCGGCAGTGCTGCGTCAGCTTTTGCCATGAGTGAGGGCTGGATAGTACCGGCGGCGTTTAACAGCACTTGTCCGCTTGACTCTGTTTTGCAGTATGCTTGTCTTATGGCAGGTTCAGCACTCTGGTGCCTGCTTTCTATGGCGGTACTGGCGGTGGCTTCTGCCTTTTTCTGCAAGGATTGA
- the xylB gene encoding xylulokinase → MRYVIGVDIGTSGTKTVLFDEKGNAVSSFLVEYPLYQPKIGWAEQDPEDWWNATYTSINNVIKQSGVNPADIKGIGLSGQMHGLVMLDKDGNVLRKSIIWCDQRTTAEADELTEKVGKERLVEITGNPALTGFTAAKILWVQKNEPELYAKTAKILLPKDYIRYKLTGEYATEVSDASGMQLMDIKNRCWSDEVLEKLNIEKNLLGKMYESCEVTGKVHQEAAKLTGLNEGTIVVGGAGDQAAGAVGNGIVKTGIVSSTIGTSGVVFAHMDNIQIDKEGRVHTLCHAVPGKWHVMGVTQGAGLSLKWYRDNFCHAEMDAADGMGVDPYYLMDKQAEKIAPGCEGLIYLPYLMGERSPHNDPNAKGVFFGLSAKHTKYDMLRAVMEGVSYSLNDCMSVIKEMGIDASEVRASGGGGKSKLWRQMQADMFGCDINTINVSEGPALGVALLAAVGAGIYSSVPEACEAAISVKDTMKPIQENVETYKNYFPVYQNIYKSLKPQFSAAADLNK, encoded by the coding sequence ATGAGATATGTAATCGGTGTAGACATCGGCACAAGCGGAACTAAAACCGTTTTATTTGATGAAAAAGGAAACGCTGTATCCAGCTTTTTGGTGGAGTATCCTCTTTATCAACCCAAAATCGGCTGGGCGGAACAAGACCCCGAGGACTGGTGGAACGCTACATATACAAGTATAAACAATGTTATAAAACAATCGGGCGTTAACCCTGCAGATATAAAAGGAATAGGTCTTTCCGGACAGATGCACGGACTTGTTATGCTTGACAAAGACGGAAACGTTCTGAGAAAATCAATTATTTGGTGCGACCAAAGAACCACAGCAGAAGCAGACGAGCTGACAGAGAAAGTCGGAAAGGAACGTCTCGTAGAAATCACCGGCAATCCGGCACTGACAGGATTCACTGCTGCTAAGATACTTTGGGTGCAAAAGAATGAGCCTGAACTCTATGCCAAAACTGCAAAAATTTTACTTCCTAAGGACTATATACGCTATAAGCTCACCGGCGAATACGCTACTGAAGTATCAGACGCCAGCGGTATGCAGCTTATGGATATCAAAAACCGCTGTTGGTCCGACGAAGTTTTGGAAAAACTCAATATAGAAAAAAATCTGCTTGGAAAAATGTATGAATCATGCGAGGTAACAGGCAAAGTTCATCAGGAAGCGGCAAAACTCACCGGACTTAACGAGGGAACTATCGTTGTCGGCGGCGCCGGAGACCAGGCTGCCGGAGCTGTAGGAAACGGAATTGTTAAAACAGGTATTGTTTCCTCCACTATAGGAACATCCGGAGTTGTTTTTGCGCATATGGACAATATTCAAATTGATAAAGAAGGCAGAGTGCACACTCTATGCCATGCAGTGCCCGGAAAGTGGCATGTTATGGGAGTAACCCAGGGCGCCGGTTTATCGCTAAAATGGTACAGGGATAATTTCTGCCATGCTGAAATGGACGCAGCGGACGGCATGGGGGTTGATCCATACTATCTAATGGATAAGCAGGCAGAAAAAATCGCGCCGGGCTGTGAAGGACTTATATACCTTCCGTATTTGATGGGTGAAAGAAGCCCTCACAATGACCCAAATGCAAAAGGCGTATTTTTTGGGCTTTCAGCAAAGCACACAAAATATGATATGCTCAGAGCTGTCATGGAAGGCGTATCATACAGCCTGAATGACTGCATGTCTGTTATAAAAGAAATGGGCATAGATGCGTCTGAAGTACGTGCCTCAGGCGGCGGCGGAAAAAGCAAATTATGGAGACAAATGCAGGCTGACATGTTCGGCTGTGATATCAACACAATAAATGTGTCAGAAGGTCCGGCTTTGGGAGTTGCTCTTTTAGCAGCAGTAGGAGCCGGGATTTACAGTAGCGTTCCGGAAGCATGCGAAGCCGCAATCAGCGTTAAAGATACAATGAAACCGATTCAGGAAAATGTTGAGACCTACAAAAACTACTTCCCTGTCTACCAAAACATTTATAAGTCATTAAAACCGCAGTTTTCAGCTGCAGCAGATTTAAACAAATAA
- the yfcE gene encoding phosphodiesterase — translation MKLMIASDIHGSEYYCSKLLKAFDREEADRLLLLGDILYHGPRNDLPKGYDPKLVIAMLNGVSENLLCVRGNCDTEVDQMVLNFPIMAEYALLSVDGTTIYAAHGHHFGEDNPPYLKKGEFLLCGHTHVPKCVDKGGYIYMNPGSVSIPKENSKTSYMIFEDGVFRWKTLDGEEYMQYDVSSVQ, via the coding sequence ATGAAACTAATGATAGCCAGCGATATTCATGGTTCTGAATATTATTGCAGTAAGCTCCTGAAAGCCTTTGACAGAGAGGAAGCCGATAGGCTTTTGCTCCTGGGAGATATTCTATACCATGGCCCCAGAAATGACCTTCCTAAAGGTTATGACCCAAAACTCGTTATCGCTATGCTTAACGGCGTGTCAGAAAATTTGCTGTGCGTTCGGGGAAATTGTGACACCGAAGTCGACCAAATGGTTTTAAATTTTCCAATAATGGCGGAGTATGCTTTGCTTTCTGTGGATGGAACAACAATTTATGCCGCTCATGGGCACCATTTCGGAGAGGATAATCCGCCGTATTTAAAAAAGGGAGAGTTTTTGCTCTGCGGTCATACACATGTACCAAAGTGTGTGGATAAAGGCGGATATATTTATATGAATCCCGGTTCCGTATCTATACCCAAAGAAAACAGTAAGACTTCTTATATGATTTTTGAGGACGGAGTGTTTCGCTGGAAGACATTGGACGGAGAGGAATATATGCAATATGATGTAAGTTCTGTTCAATAG
- a CDS encoding helix-turn-helix domain-containing protein: protein MNLNSLKFTNCGHTKYWLYKQLGMSYQNFSKMVNNETKSIKYSNIDAMCQILKCKPSDLFEYNPNIPMNKN from the coding sequence TTGAACCTAAATAGTTTAAAATTTACAAATTGCGGACATACAAAATATTGGTTGTATAAGCAATTAGGCATGAGTTATCAAAACTTTAGTAAGATGGTGAATAACGAGACAAAATCCATAAAATACAGCAACATAGATGCAATGTGTCAAATACTAAAGTGTAAACCAAGCGACTTATTTGAATACAATCCTAATATACCTATGAACAAAAATTAG
- a CDS encoding helix-turn-helix domain-containing protein yields the protein MYEGNKDYEKFLRDRITKLRIEKNLSERQLSFELWHCEGYINKITSGYTLPSIKEFVYICEYFGLTPKEFFDEEMEYPILMQKAIKELNGLDESSILLIIGFINKLKNK from the coding sequence ATGTATGAGGGAAATAAGGATTATGAAAAATTTTTAAGAGATAGAATAACCAAGTTGCGAATAGAGAAAAATTTATCTGAGCGGCAATTAAGTTTTGAATTATGGCATTGTGAGGGATATATAAATAAAATAACCTCCGGTTATACTTTACCGTCTATAAAAGAATTTGTATATATCTGCGAATATTTTGGATTAACACCGAAGGAGTTTTTTGATGAAGAAATGGAATATCCAATATTAATGCAAAAAGCAATAAAAGAATTAAACGGACTTGACGAGAGCAGTATATTGTTGATTATAGGTTTTATTAACAAGTTAAAAAATAAATAG